From the genome of Rhizobium binae, one region includes:
- a CDS encoding sensor histidine kinase produces the protein MNWLRRWNARSLASQFFIAGGLVSIAVMFLVGLLVTHLIEEAVIHNSGAATALYVDSVVAPLLPDMQTESLLDEGSAQALDETLGQGALGRRLISFKLWRSDGTILYSNEKELVGQKFPVSDKLQKAFAGSLIARYEIPNDPESGVERALGKPLMEIYNPVLQPWSGQAVAVLEFYETAESLADSLAHARLRSWGAVAALTGVFFLVLSALVFRGSRTIEAQRKDLKERVTELSALLAENRGLQRRLQRASQRVAALNETYLRSIGADLHDGPAQHIAYASLRLDSDLLINASTRPEAREKELAWIRSSLAEAMTEIRNICNGLVLPQIEKSTITEIVLRVVEAHQHKTETLVETIINEDGPELATAVKICIYRFIQEALNNAYRHGGGVQQTVKAVSDNGHVHVEVSDRGNGFDPAEVRPASLGLAGLRERIDSLGGSFEIKTGEAGTTVTMTFEPMEVGD, from the coding sequence ATGAATTGGCTTCGCCGCTGGAATGCCCGCTCACTCGCCTCGCAATTTTTCATCGCGGGCGGCCTGGTCTCGATCGCCGTCATGTTTCTGGTCGGTCTTCTCGTGACCCATCTGATCGAGGAAGCCGTCATTCATAATTCCGGCGCGGCGACGGCGCTTTACGTTGACAGCGTCGTGGCGCCGCTGCTCCCCGACATGCAAACGGAATCGCTGCTCGATGAAGGCAGCGCTCAGGCACTGGACGAGACGCTTGGCCAGGGCGCGCTCGGGAGGCGCCTTATCTCGTTCAAGCTGTGGCGAAGCGACGGCACCATTCTCTATTCGAACGAGAAGGAACTGGTGGGCCAGAAGTTTCCCGTAAGCGACAAGCTGCAGAAGGCATTCGCCGGGTCGCTCATTGCGCGCTACGAGATCCCCAATGACCCGGAAAGCGGCGTCGAGCGCGCGCTCGGCAAACCCTTGATGGAAATCTACAATCCGGTTCTGCAGCCATGGTCCGGCCAGGCGGTCGCCGTGCTCGAATTCTACGAGACGGCAGAAAGTCTGGCCGACAGCCTGGCGCATGCGAGACTGCGGAGCTGGGGGGCGGTCGCAGCTCTCACTGGCGTCTTCTTCCTCGTTCTCTCCGCCCTGGTGTTTCGTGGCAGCCGCACGATCGAAGCGCAGCGCAAGGATCTCAAAGAACGGGTTACGGAATTGTCTGCGCTGCTCGCCGAAAATCGCGGGCTTCAGCGGCGGCTGCAGCGCGCCTCGCAACGGGTGGCGGCACTGAACGAAACATATCTGCGCAGCATCGGCGCCGATCTGCACGACGGGCCGGCACAGCACATCGCCTATGCTTCACTGCGACTCGACAGCGACCTCTTGATCAACGCGTCTACCAGGCCCGAAGCCCGGGAAAAGGAACTTGCCTGGATACGCTCGAGCCTGGCCGAGGCGATGACGGAGATCCGCAACATCTGCAACGGACTGGTGCTCCCGCAGATCGAAAAATCCACGATCACCGAGATCGTGCTGCGGGTCGTCGAAGCGCATCAGCACAAAACCGAAACCCTTGTCGAAACGATCATCAACGAGGATGGACCCGAACTCGCAACTGCCGTAAAGATCTGTATCTATCGCTTCATTCAGGAAGCCCTGAATAACGCCTATCGCCACGGCGGCGGCGTTCAGCAGACCGTAAAAGCCGTGTCGGACAACGGTCATGTTCATGTCGAGGTCAGCGATCGTGGCAATGGTTTCGACCCGGCGGAAGTGAGGCCGGCAAGCCTCGGCCTGGCAGGACTTCGCGAGCGCATCGACAGCCTGGGGGGATCCTTCGAAATCAAGACAGGCGAAGCAGGGACGACGGTGACCATGACCTTCGAGCCTATGGAAGTTGGAGACTAG
- a CDS encoding class I SAM-dependent methyltransferase, whose translation MTISADIEGGADAVFATPPAPFGEGVADFYQALFVPLLFEPYASEMAIVAERFNPVSVLEVAAGTGALTRALRARLDPTAEIVATDLSQAMIDVGAPSLTLSRTHWMHADAQNLPFAHAMFDLVICQFGVMFFPDKPKAYGEAKRVLRSGGRFLFSTWDSLSVNDFARCVNESVARLFPSDPPDFLERLPYSYFDPCTIKSEVSSAGFEAVSCDRVKLTSVAATAHHVAAAFCQGSPLRGEIESRAPERMSEIVDEVAQQVASRHGASPSGGMSAFIVTGCVP comes from the coding sequence GTGACAATCTCCGCGGACATCGAAGGCGGCGCAGACGCCGTATTTGCCACACCTCCGGCGCCGTTCGGGGAAGGCGTCGCCGACTTTTACCAAGCCCTTTTCGTGCCGCTTCTCTTCGAACCCTATGCGTCGGAGATGGCGATTGTCGCCGAACGGTTTAACCCCGTTAGCGTGCTCGAAGTCGCGGCGGGGACCGGCGCCTTGACACGCGCTCTGCGCGCGAGGCTCGATCCGACGGCTGAGATCGTCGCCACCGATCTCAGCCAAGCAATGATCGACGTCGGCGCCCCGTCCTTGACGTTGTCGCGGACCCACTGGATGCATGCGGACGCGCAAAATTTGCCCTTCGCCCACGCAATGTTCGATCTCGTCATCTGTCAGTTCGGCGTCATGTTCTTTCCGGACAAGCCCAAGGCCTATGGCGAGGCGAAACGAGTTTTGCGGAGCGGCGGCCGTTTCCTGTTTTCGACATGGGATTCGCTTTCGGTCAACGACTTCGCAAGATGTGTGAACGAAAGTGTGGCACGGCTATTTCCGTCGGACCCTCCGGACTTCCTGGAACGTTTGCCATACTCCTATTTTGACCCCTGTACGATCAAGTCAGAGGTTTCCTCGGCGGGATTCGAGGCGGTTTCCTGCGATCGGGTGAAGCTGACCTCGGTCGCAGCCACCGCCCACCACGTTGCGGCGGCATTCTGCCAGGGCTCGCCGCTCAGAGGAGAGATCGAATCGCGGGCGCCGGAGCGGATGTCCGAGATCGTTGATGAGGTGGCGCAGCAGGTCGCGTCGCGCCACGGCGCGAGCCCTTCCGGAGGCATGAGCGCGTTCATCGTCACCGGCTGCGTCCCGTAA
- a CDS encoding DUF1236 domain-containing protein: MLIKLIAGAATAMTLMSGVAFAQSSTVNGAAGGAITGAIVGGPAGAAIGGVAGAVVGTAIDPPPEKVVTYVREAPAPSARVVVKEKVVVGQPLPETVVVTPVPDDPTYAYAVVNDERVIVEPSSRKVIQVIK; this comes from the coding sequence ATGCTCATCAAACTTATTGCAGGCGCGGCAACTGCTATGACCCTGATGTCAGGTGTCGCATTCGCCCAGTCCTCGACCGTCAATGGTGCGGCTGGTGGCGCAATCACCGGAGCTATCGTTGGTGGTCCGGCCGGTGCTGCCATCGGCGGCGTTGCCGGTGCAGTCGTCGGCACGGCGATCGATCCGCCGCCCGAAAAGGTCGTCACCTATGTCCGCGAGGCTCCGGCACCGTCGGCACGCGTCGTTGTGAAGGAAAAGGTGGTCGTCGGCCAACCCCTGCCGGAAACGGTCGTCGTGACCCCCGTTCCGGACGATCCGACATATGCCTACGCGGTGGTCAATGACGAGCGCGTCATCGTCGAACCCTCATCCCGCAAGGTGATTCAGGTGATCAAGTAA
- a CDS encoding BA14K family protein, whose protein sequence is MNGIATVAFGIVSSIGACMAAASVASHVVADSEPRAFTDLAAPDLWTTRPVKVDPHRQHYERIPPVYSSYVTEALATEVLRMVSQPARPSTELQAPQPEFSAEHLAWCAKRYRSFDPATNSYRSYKGEIRECSSPFQQTIAASPEVGGTKVNAQAAARCAARFRSYRPEDNSYQPWGGPRRSCEMSDLVATSN, encoded by the coding sequence ATGAATGGCATTGCGACGGTCGCCTTCGGCATCGTCAGCTCGATTGGCGCCTGTATGGCCGCGGCATCCGTTGCCTCGCATGTGGTGGCGGATTCCGAGCCGCGCGCGTTCACGGACCTTGCCGCCCCCGATCTGTGGACGACGAGACCGGTGAAAGTCGATCCCCATCGGCAGCATTATGAGCGAATTCCGCCTGTCTATTCCAGCTATGTCACCGAGGCTCTGGCGACCGAAGTGCTAAGGATGGTCTCACAACCCGCTCGTCCGTCGACAGAACTGCAGGCACCGCAGCCAGAATTCTCCGCCGAGCACCTTGCCTGGTGCGCCAAGCGCTACCGTTCCTTCGATCCGGCGACCAACAGCTACCGATCGTACAAGGGCGAGATCCGCGAATGCTCCTCGCCGTTCCAGCAGACTATCGCCGCAAGCCCTGAGGTCGGCGGCACGAAAGTCAATGCCCAGGCGGCTGCCCGATGCGCCGCCCGCTTCAGATCGTACCGACCGGAAGACAACAGCTACCAACCCTGGGGCGGACCGCGGCGAAGCTGCGAAATGTCGGATCTGGTCGCGACGAGCAATTAA
- a CDS encoding L,D-transpeptidase family protein has product MKTDLPMTLLALILSVGGAHAGELHPEMINAASIADIGKGRLSPADPNPAIVRLQVLLDRAGSSPGVIDGLSGENVNKAVAGFEAMNKLPVDGRPDPEVVSRLEDNAPIVISYVVSPEDATGLVETIPEDYGEKAKMQRLGYTSVAEKLSERFHMSLDLLSALNPASQFAPGDTVWVVDPGPARAGKVKKIEADKKIGQVLAYTEDGSLLAVYPATIGSKDNPSPSGKHKVKGVARMPVYRYDPKLNFKQGKNDEVLTIPKGPNGPVGSVWIDLTEPTYGIHGTPEPKLIDKVGSHGCVRLTNWDAEELAGMVKPGVLVDFVNRSPAAPK; this is encoded by the coding sequence ATGAAAACAGACCTGCCGATGACGCTGCTCGCTCTGATCCTCTCCGTTGGCGGTGCCCACGCGGGGGAGCTTCACCCCGAAATGATCAACGCCGCTTCCATTGCCGACATCGGTAAAGGAAGGCTGTCGCCCGCAGATCCGAACCCGGCGATCGTCCGGCTTCAGGTCCTGCTCGACCGGGCGGGTTCGTCTCCCGGCGTGATCGACGGCCTATCCGGGGAGAACGTCAACAAGGCCGTGGCCGGCTTCGAGGCGATGAACAAGCTTCCTGTCGACGGCAGGCCGGATCCCGAGGTCGTTTCCCGCCTGGAAGACAATGCCCCCATCGTCATAAGCTACGTCGTCTCGCCGGAGGACGCCACCGGTCTCGTCGAGACGATCCCCGAGGATTACGGCGAGAAGGCAAAGATGCAGAGGCTCGGCTATACCAGTGTTGCGGAGAAGTTGTCCGAACGCTTTCACATGAGTCTCGACCTGTTGAGCGCGCTCAACCCGGCTTCGCAGTTTGCCCCTGGAGACACGGTGTGGGTCGTCGACCCCGGCCCCGCAAGGGCAGGCAAGGTCAAGAAGATCGAGGCCGACAAGAAGATAGGCCAGGTGCTGGCCTATACAGAGGACGGATCTTTGCTGGCCGTCTATCCGGCGACGATCGGAAGCAAAGACAATCCGTCACCCTCGGGAAAGCACAAGGTCAAGGGCGTCGCGAGAATGCCGGTCTACCGGTATGACCCGAAGCTCAACTTCAAGCAGGGAAAGAACGACGAGGTCCTCACCATTCCGAAAGGTCCGAACGGGCCGGTCGGCAGCGTCTGGATCGACCTGACCGAGCCGACCTATGGAATCCATGGCACACCGGAGCCCAAACTGATCGACAAGGTCGGCTCGCATGGCTGCGTGCGGCTGACGAACTGGGACGCCGAAGAACTGGCCGGCATGGTCAAGCCGGGCGTCCTGGTCGATTTCGTCAATCGCAGTCCGGCCGCTCCGAAGTGA